In Desulfobacterales bacterium, the sequence TAAAATTAGCCAAAGGATTTCGCGGTGGTCGCAGCAAATTGTTTCGCACAGCCGCAGACGCGGTGGATAAATCCCTAATGTACGCCTATCGCGACCGGCGCCAACGTAAGCGCGACTTTCGCAGGCTCTGGATAGCGCGTATTAATGCAGCCGCGAGGATGAACAAGCTGTCATACAGCAAATTTATGCACGGTCTCAAACTGGCAAACGTTGATCTGGATCGCAAAGTTCTGGCTGACCTGGCCATTACGGATCCGGCCGGTTTTACTAAAATTGCGGAATTGGCTGCACAAAAACTTTAACCTGAATTTGCATGAAAATTAATGAGAACTTGCCATTCTTTTGGCTGGTAGCATGAGAAACAAAACGGTAAAGTAGTCGCTTATACCGGTTATTACATGGAGAAAAATCATTTTATCTCATTAATTTTCACCCTAAAAACAACGCGGCGAGCCAGAGGCTTTCATGTGCTGTGTTATTAAGACCGAGGTATAGTTAACTATAACCTCGCCCTTAAATGCCTCGCACATAAAAACCTCTGGCCCGTGCAAACTTCAGGTTAAACCATGATTGATCGTTTCAAATTTTGAAAATGGATAACTCCATTGATCAAATTTATCAGGAAGCCCTGGACGGGCTTAACACGGCAACAGACCGCCAGGCAGTTGAGGATATTCGCGTCCGTTATCTGGGACGCAAAGGGGTTATCACTCAGTTCTTAAGGAACATTTCAAACCTACCCGCCGAACAGCGCCCATCAGCCGGCCAGCAGGCAAACCAGGTTAAACATCTGCTGGAGAAGGCCTGTAAAGAGACCGCCCAAAAGCTTGAAAGCACCGCTAAAGCCGCCGAGGCTGGCATTGATGTTTCATTGCCCGGCCGACCGGCACCGTCCGGCTCAACGCATCCGATTACCCAAATCAATCAGCGCATCTGCGACATTTTTACCCAAATGGGATTTGACATCGCTGAAGGGCCGGAGGTTGAGTTGGATTATTATAATTTTGAGGCCCTCAATTTTCCCAAAGATCATCCGGCCCGGGACATGCAAGACACCTTTTTTGTTTCCGATGATATTGTTCTGAGGACGCATACATCTCCGCTTCAAATTCGCACCATGGAAAAACAGCAACCACCGGTACGGATCATCATGCCTGGCAAGGTCTATCGTTGCGATTCGGATTTGACCCACACACCTATGTTTCACCAGGTGGAAGGCTTGTTGGTGGATGAGAATGTATCATTCGGGGATCTGAAAGGCACACTGACCGCCTTTGTCCATCAGATGTTTGACGAGCAAACAAGCCTGCGTTTTCGGCCGGGATTCTTTCCTTTCACCGAGCCCAGTGCCGAGGTCGATATTTTGTGTGTGATGTGTCGGGGCAAAGGTTGTCGCGTATGTTCTCGAACCGGCTGGCTGGAAATTCTCGGTTCTGGAATGGTTCATCCGGCCCTGTATGAAAATGTAGGATATGATGCCGACCGCTATACCGGTTTTGCCTTCGGGATGGGTGTGGACCGCATCGCCATGCTTAAATTCGGAATAGATGACATCCGCAAATTTTTTGAAAATGATGTGCGGTTCCTATCCCAATATTAAACAAAACGTACAACATACAATCTGGAATAGAAGTTTTAGAAAATAATCTCAAAAGCGGGTTCAAGGTATTAGAATATGTTCGATAGCAAGGCGCAAACCGATTCGAAAGTTAAGTCCGCCTCAGGCGGATTAGTATTCGAGCATTTCGAATCGGTTTGATGCACACCTTAGTGTTCATAAAAAATAGATGTGTAATCCATTTATCCTGGGTAACACAGCTATCGGACATTAGATGATGTCTTGACCCTTCTTTTAGGAACTGAATAAATGAAAGTTAGTCTCAGCTGGCTCAATGATTATGTAGGCATCAAAATGGCACCGTCGGAATTGGCGGATGCACTGACGATGGTTGGACTCGAAATTGAGTCGGTATCCGAACGCTACCGTTATCTGGATACGGTCTTTGTCGGTCGAATTGAAGCGATCGAACCGCATCCCAATGCGGACAAACTGCACCTGTGTCGGGTTGATACCGGTCGCGGAAAAGTTACGGTCGTCTGCGGCGCGCCCAATGCTGAGCTCGGAATGTTATCACCGATTGCACTGCCGGGCACCGAATTTCCGGAAGGTTTTATTTTAGAACTGAGCGTTATCCGTGGACAAACATCCGAGGGCATGCTTTGCAGTGAAGGTGAACTGGGACTGGGGGAGGATCGCAGCGGCATTATGCAGCTTGACCCAAAGCTGTCGGTCGGCGACCCGTTGGCCTCCGCCCTGGAACTGACAGATACCGTTTTTGAAATCGAAATCACCCCCAATCGCCCCGATTGTCTGAGTGTCCTCGGCGTGGCGCGCGAGATCGCAGCCATTCAAAACAGTCGTCTGAGGTATCCGGATTTTCAACTCAATGATGCCGACGACCGCATATCCCAACTAACATCCATACAAATTGAAGCACCGGACCACTGCCCGCGCTATGCCGCCCGCTTACTTGCGGATATTCAAATAAAACCATCCCCCTTTTGGCTACAGCAGCGACTTTTATCTGTTGGACTGCGACCGATTAATAATATCGTGGATGTGACCAATTTTATTTTGATGGAAACCGGTCAGCCGTTGCATGCCTTTGATTTTGACCGTCTGGCGCAAAACAGAATTGTGGTGCGAACCGCCAACAAAGGCGAAACTTTTATTACCTTGGATCAAAAAGAGCGTCTGCTGGACGCAGAAATGCTGATGATCTGTGACGGCGAAAAACCGGTGGCCATCGGCGGGGTCATGGGAGGTCTCAATTCCGAGATTGAAAACGATACCACCCGGGTATTGCTGGAAAGTGCCTATTTTAATTCGGTCAGTGTTCGTCGGACATCAAAACAGCTTGGTCTGAGTACTGACGCTTCTTATCGCTTCGAACGCGGGGTTGATCCGGGGGGAACCATTGCGGCGGCCAACCGGGCCGCCAAGCTGATGGCTGAAGTCAGTGGCGCAAAAATTATCTCTGGTTTGATCGACGAATATCCAAATCGACAGACTGTCAAAAGTCTGAAGCTCAGCACCAAAAAGACCAACCGCTTGTTGGGAACACGTCTGCAACGCAGGCAAATTGAAAAACTTCTCAAGTCCATAGAATTTGCGGTAAAGCCCAGCGATACTGAAAAAGATACCCTCAAGGTGACCTCTCCGACTTTCCGGGTGGATATTTCAAGACCCGAGGACCTGATGGAGGAAGTCGCCCGTCTATACGGGTATAACAATATTCCAACGACATTTCCGCAAATGCCAGCCACCGGGCGATCATCTACAAAAGAGATCCAATTGCGCAACCGGGCCCGTCAGCTTATGGAAGGGTTTGGTTTCCGCGAAACGGTTAACTACAGTTTTGCCCATCTCCAATCGGGTGACCATTTGAGAGTGGCTGACGCTGATCCGCGCCGAAAGCTCGTGCATATTTTGAACCCGCTGACCGAAGATCAGGCCGCCATGCGCACCTCTTTGGTGCCCGGATTGTTGCAAACCACACATTATAATTTGGCCCAGCAGATCAAAAATTTAAAAATTTTTGAAATTGGCAAAATTTTTATCCATAAAGATTCGCAACAGCTACCGACAGAAACGGAGATGGTCGCCGGGCTGTGGACCGGATCCCGTTATGATGCGTCCTGGCATGGTCAGGAGACAGCCTGTGATTTTTATGACATCAAGGGTGTCGTCGAACGCTTTTTAAACGCACTGCAGATCGATGATGTCCGGTTCAGTCGACTGTCTGATAATGAATGCAGCTATACCCAACCCGGCTACAGCGCGCAAATCTTGTGCAACCAGATCCCGTTGGGGTTGGTGGGGCAAATTCATCCGCGGGTGCTTGCCACTTTCGACTTGGAGCAAACAGCATTTTTATTTGAGCTCAACTTCGACCATCTGATACCACTGCTTAAGGATTCAACAGTTTCCAGACCGATTCCCAAATTTCCGGCTGTTTTCAGGGACATCACCATCATCGTAGACAAGGCACTTGAAGCCCAAGAAATTGTCAGCACCGCCGGGAAACAGCCACATGAGCTGGTGGAAGACATCGACTTGCTAAGTGTATTCGAGGGAGCTCCTATTGCTCCGGGCAATAAAAGTGTATCGCTGCGAGTGACCTATCGGTCAGCTCACAAAACACTTGAAGACGAAGATGTAACGCCCATCCATCAATCAATTGCGGATAGGTTGGTTGAGACATTTAATGCCAGTTTACCGACCTGATCGCAACAATCCTTACAGGGTCTTAAAAATGCAAGATCAAAAATCAACGCCTATGGACATACCCGACAAACTTTATTTCAGGATTGGCGAAGTCAGCAAAATAGCCCAAATCCCCGCTTATGTTTTACGATTTTGGGAAAGTGAATTTTCTCGGATTCGACCGAAACGAACCGCCGCAGGTCAGCGATTGTATTCCCGGGCTGATATCGAGCTGATTTTAAAAATCAAAACACTGCTTTACGAGAAAAAGTTTACCATTCAGGGCGCCCGACAGCATTTATCTGTCAGATCGCGCAAAAATGAGGCAGCCGAAAAGCACTTGCTGGCGGATTTGCATGCAGAACTCAAATCCATCAGGGATATGCTCGACTGAATTCGAGCTCTGAATGTTTTTTCGCTAAAATCTGAAAGCAACGAATTTACCACGAAAGCACGAAAAATAAAAAAATTTCGCGCTTTCTCAATTTCGTGTTTTCGAGGTTGGCTTTAAACTGTATTACCTCAAACCGGCCCTCATTCCAAGTAAACCGTTTCATATTTATTGAATTATATTGACAACGGCCCGATTTTGTCATAATCATTTAAGGTGAAGAGCGGGCATAGCTCAGCTGGTAGAGTACAAGCTTCCCAAGCTTGGTGTCGCGAGTTCGAATCTCGTTGCCCGCTCCAGTTTGGTTCGTTTCCTTTTAGTTGGCGAGGGTAGGACTTTTTAGGGACTGTGAGATGGAATTAACTATTACCTTATGGTCGGTGTCATGAACTGATAACTTTTACCGCGCAAAGGCAAAGGTCTACCTGGAGTTAAGGAAACGGGCGTCAGCCCGTTTTTTGTTTTTTCAGGCTAAGCTAAATAGATTCGGTGAAAACGAAACAGCGTAAATTTAAGAAAAAAAAATCGGACAACCGGAACAGGTCATTCGGGCCCAAAAACGAGAAAGAGATCATCAAGCAGATAGGGGCATTGGCCGAACCGCTTTGTGACAGCGAGGGTTTAGAGCTGGTGCACATCGAATTTCAGCGCGAATCCGGTGGCAGGATCTTACGCTTGTATATTGACCAACCTGCAGGCGTCAGCCTCGACGATTGTGTCAATGTCAGTCGCCAGTTAAATGATCTGCTCGATGTGAAGCTTGATGATATCGGACCTTACACATTGGAAGTGACATCACCAGGACCGGAGCGGCCTCTGTCTAAGTTAAAGGATTATGAGCGTTTTAAAGGCCGCAAGGCGAAGATAAAGACACAGCTGCCGATTAATGAACAAAGGAACTTTACCGGTGTTATTGTGGGAACATCTGCTGAACAAATAAAATTGTTATTTAATGAAAAAACCGTCGACATCCCGTTTGGTTATATCGCCAAAGCGCGGCTTGTCGATGCTGATGGAGAAATCTGATGCAAATTTCAGATATCAAACGTGTTGTTGAACAGGTCAGCCGGGATAAGGGTATCGAACGAAAAGTGTTGATCAAAGCCCTGGAAGAGGCATTAAAATCTGCCGCGCGGAAAAAATTCGGCAACAAAATGGATATAGAGGTCCAATATAATGAAGATTCCGGAGAGATTGAAGTTTTTCAATTCAAGGATGTTGCTGAAGTCGTGACTGAACCGGCCCTTGAAATCAGTCTGGAAGAAGGCCGCAAGCTGGATCCGGGATGTGAAATCGGAGACAGCCTGGGCACAAAAATGGACACCAGCACCTTCGGCCGTATAGCGGCGCAGTCGGCCAAGCAAGTCATTATCCAGAAGATGAAAGATGCCGAAAAAGATGCTGTTTATTCCAGTTTTGTTGATCGCAAAGGTGAAACCATCAACGGTATTGTGCAGCGTATTGATCGAGGGGACATCATTGTCAACTTGGGGCACACTGAAGGTATCGTTCACGTTCGCGAGCAGGTTCCCAGAGAATCCTATCGACGCGGAGACCGCATCCGGGCATACATTTTAGATGTCCTGCATGAATCTCGCGGACCACAGATCATTCTGTCGCGGACCCATCCGAATTTTCTGATTCATCTGTTTCGCACTGAAGTGCCTGAAATCAGGGAATCAATCGTAACCATTATGGGAGCAGCTCGTGAGCCGGGCATCCGCGCCAAAATTGCAGTGGCCTCCAATAACTCAGATATCGACCCCGTCGGCGCCTGTGTCGGCATGAAAGGCAGCCGCGTCCAAAATGTCGTCCAGGAGCTAAGAGGTGAAAAAATCGATATCATCCCTTGGCATGTCGATCCGGCCAAATTCGTATGCAATGCGCTGGCGCCAGCTGAAATCTCCAGGGTAATTATCGATGAAGCCAATCAGACCATGGAGGTCATTGTGCCGGATGAGTTTTTGTCGATTGCCATCGGCAAAAAAGGACAGAATGTCCGATTGGCGTCAAAATTGACCAGTTGGAATTTGGATGTCAAAAGTGAAACCAAATACACGATTGCTATGCAAAGCGGATATGATTCACTGGTTGCTTTGCCGGGCGTTGGCATCAGTATGGCGGATGCGCTCTATGAATTAGGCTTTTATTCAGCCGAAGAGGTCGGCAATGCTACGCCGGAAGATTTGATTCAGATCAGGGGGATCGGAGAAGAAACGGCCAAAAAATTGATTGCCGCCGCTCAAAAAGCTGTCGAAGAAACCGAGCAAGCTGAAGAACTGGAAGAGGACACCGTAAGCAACGATGCGGACACCGCCGAAATAGATGCGACCGAGAGCGATGAAGCCGATGCTGCTAACCAGGCGCCTGTTGAGGAGAGCGAGCAAGCTGAAGAAGCAGCCAATAGGGAAGCCGAAGCAGTCAACCAAACGGATACAAGCGAAACCAACGATTCCAGCGACGAAGTGCCGTTGGATGCTGAAGCACAGGATAATCAGTCCGCATCAGAGGAGGTCGACGAAACGCCTGGTAATGCAGCTGAAATTTCCGAGACCGATAGTGCCAGCGATACTGAGCGCTCCGATGAAGAAACCGATAAGGCTTAAACGGATACCAAAGATCGTTAGTGAGGATCGTCAAGAAATAAGAACATCCATTAATAGTGAATGGATCGATTACTGAACCAACAACTATAGCGCCGGGTGCGGCTGCCAAACAGTAGCCACATAGCGGTACAGAACTAACTTTTTGGGGGAAACAATGGCCAAGCTCAGGGTGTACGAACTTGCCAGAGATTTGAATATGACCAACAAGGTGTTGATTGCCAAGCTCAATGACTTGGATATCGACGTAAAAAGCCATATGAGTGCCTTGGAAGAGGACATCATTACCAAAATCAAATCTTCTCTGTTTGGTGCCAAAGAAGAAACCGTTGAAGAAACACGGGTAAAACCAACAGTCATTCGGCGGCGTCGCAAAACAGTTAAAGTCGAAGTGGTCGAGTCTTTAGATGCAGAGGCAGAGGCGCAGGAAACTGATGCGGCTGAAACCCAGGCGGATACCGTATCTGAAGAAGCGGACGCAAAGGCTGCTCCAGAAGAGATTGCTGAGAAAACGGTTGAACCCGAAAAGGTGGAAGAACCGGTCTCTGAGGAAAAATTGGTCGTCAAAGAAGAGGCCAAACCCCCCAAGGTTCGCAAGAAAGAACCTTCGGCTAAAATTATAAAACTGCCAATCAAACCGCCCGCAAAGCCATTAAAAGAGAAAAAGGCCGCTCCGCAGAAAGCAAAAATTCAAGCATTGCCTTCCCGCAAAGATATAGCTGAAACTCCAGCGAGGGGAGATGAGCCTTCGACGGCGGATAAAAAGAAAAGAAAACGCAAGAAAAAGTATGAAGAATCCGAAGTCGACAAGAAGTTTCTTAAGAAGAAAATTTCATTCCGCCGAAAAGCAGTAATCGAGGGAGAGGATCTTTACGGGGCAGGATATCGACCACGCAAGCAGCGCAAGATGGGTAAAGGTAAGAAACCTACCGGCGGTCAAAAGACTCAGATAACGGTTGCCAAAGCGATCAAGCGACGCATTAAAATTGATGATGCCATTGTTCTATCGGAACTGGCAAAACGCATGGGAATTAAAGCTGGTGAGATCATTAAGTTTATGATGGGGATGGGCTCCATGGCCACGGTCAATCAAACCATTGATTTTGATACCGCCACACTCATCGCCAATGAATTTGATTATGAAGTGGAGCGCGCCAGCTTCGAGGAAGGGGCCCTGATAAAGCAAGAAACCGATGACCCTGCCAAACTGATACCGCGTCCACCGGTTGTTACCATCATGGGACATGTCGATCACGGTAAAACGTCTCTGCTGGATGTCATTCGTCAATCGCGAATATCAGAAATGGAAGCCGGCGGAATAACGCAACATATCGGCGCCTATCTTGTAGACACGGATAAGGGGCACATCGCCTTTTTAGATACCCCGGGGCACGAGGCCTTTACGGCAATGAGAGCACGCGGGGCCCAGGTGACCGATATTGTAGTTCTGGTAGTTGCAGCCGATGATGGTGTCATGCCGCAGACCAACGAGGCGATAAATCATGCCAAGGCCGCGGATGTCCCCATCATCGTAGCCATCAATAAAATAGACAAACAGAATGCCGAACCCGATAAAGTACAGCGTGAACTTGCCGAAATCGGTCTGACACCTGAAGATTGGGGCGGGGATACAATTTATGTCAAAGTATCGGCTAAAGAGGCTGAAGGAATTGACGAACTACTCGAAATGATTTCGCTTCAGGCTGAAGTTCTTGAACTCAAAGCCAACCCCGACAAACTGGCCACGGGTCATGTTGTTGAAGCTAAAGTCGACTCAGGTCGGGGATCCATCGCAACCGTTTTGGTAAAAGAAGGTACGCTGCGCGCGAGTGACCCGGTCGTTTGCGGTATGCATTATGGCAGAATCCGGGCAATGCTTGATGACAGAGGCAGCTTGATTGAATCCGCAGGGCCCTCGATACCGGTTGAAATTGTTGGATTGTCTGGTGTGCCCATGGCCGGCGACGAATTTTTTGCACTAGATGATGAAAAAAATGCCAAGCAGGTCAGTGAAAATCGACAGCAAAAACAAAGATCAAAGGAGCTGGCCCAATCGAACCGCTTGAGCCTCGATAAGCTTTACGAGCGCATGCAAGAAGGTGAAATCAAAGATTTAAACCTCATCATTAAAGCCGATGTTCACGGTTCAATCGAAGCCTTAAACGATTCGCTGACGAAACTTTCCAATGATGAGGTTAATGTAAACGTTGTTCATTCCGCCAGTGGTACGATCGCCGAATCCGATATTTCCCTGGCGACGGTTTCAAATGCCATTATTATCGGTTTTAATGTACGTCCAACGCCAAAAGTCCAGGCTCTGGCCAACGATGAAAAAGTGGACATGCGGTTTTACAGTGTCATCTATGATGTTATCAAAGATGTCAAAAGCGCAATGGCTGGAATGATGGCATCCACATATGAGGAGCAGGTATTGGGTACGGCGGAAGTCCGCGAAGTTTTTCAGATTCCCAAAATTGGTAATATTGCCGGCTGTTATGTAACCGATGGCAAGATTGAACGCGGCCAAAACCTGCGCCTTTTAAGAGATGGCGTTGTGGTGTTTGAAGGCAAAAATTCTTCGTTGCGCCGCTTTAAAGATGATGTCAAAGAAGTCCAGGCCGGCTATGAGTGCGGCATCGGCATAGAGCATTTTAATGACATCAAAGTCGGCGATACGATTGATTGTTATTATATGAAGGAGATTAGGCCCGAAATAGAATAAAAACTGTTTCAAGCCATTCATGTTTTGTCCGCTGGACTGCGTTATAATTTGGTTCAAAATACTCGCGTACTATCGTGTACGCTCCGCTTTTGAACCATATCAAGCCTTGCCAGCGAACAAAACCTAAACGCCTTGAAACAGTTTTAACTTATATTAAAAAATTGCTTCTGACAGAGATCCTCTTGTGGGGAGTTTAAAGATAAAACCTAAGTTTACAACACAGCGGCCCTTTCAGAGAATAAAAAGACTATGGTCGTAGGAATTGGAACGATTACCTTTAGACTGCATGACTGCCGCTCTTTAAAGGGAAAACGAAAAGTGGTTCGGGCGATCGTCAGTCGGCTGCGCAATAATTTTAATGCATCGATAGCGGAAGTGGCATCAAACGATATACATCAGCGCGCCGAAATTGGCTTTTCGATGGTCGGCAATGATAATGCTGTCATTAACTCAAAACTGGACAAGATCATTAATATGGCCGAAGACCTCGGCCTGGCGGAAATTATTGACACTGAGATAGAAATCATTCATTTATGATCCCTTTTGCACGATCAGACCGGGTTAGCGGATTAATTCAAAAAGTATTATCTGAGTTAATACAAAAAGATATCAAAGACCCGCGGTTGACAATGGCTACCATTACCGGAGTAGACGTTTCGCGTGACTTGAAGCTGGCCCGCATATATTTTACGACCCCCAAAGGCGAGCAGAAAAAAGATGCGGCCATCAAAGGGTTTAACAGTGCCCGCGGGTTTATCAAGCGGACCCTGGCAAGTGAGCTGGATCTAAAATACATGCCGGATTTGAAATTTTTTTACGATGAATCCATCGAGTATGGTGCTCAGATTGACAGCTTGATCAAAATAGCCAAAGAAAAAAATGGAGAAGATTCTTAAACACATTAAGACCAGCCGAAGCATTTTGGTCGCATCACATGCAGAACCTGACGGAGATTGTCTCGGTTCGCTGGTGGCGCTGGGATTGGCATTGAGCAAACTTGATAAAAAGATCACCATGTTTAATCCAAGCCCCATACCAGCCGTTTACCGATTTCTGCCGGGTGTTGAACGCATCGTAACACAAATCAAAGAAGCTGAAGCCTATGATTTGGCCATCATACTGGATTGTGGCGACATTATCAGAGTCGGTGATCAAAGTGCCCTTGTTGACCAGATAGCAGTCGTGGTTAACATCGATCACCACGTTTCCAACACCGGCTTTGGGCACATCCAGCTCATTGATACCGATGCCTGCGCGACTGCTGAAATCGTCTATCGATTGATCAATGCGCTTGATATCCCTTTTGACAAAGCAATTGCAACTTCCATTTACCTTGGCATATTAACGGATACGGGCTCTTTTCGTTTTTCAAATACCAACCCGGCGGCCTTTGAGATCAGTAAAGCCATGACCGACATTGGTGTTGAGCCCCACACGGTGGCGCAACGTGTATTTGGAACCTATTCTTTGGGACGTATCAAACTGTTAAATATGGCCTTAAATTCGATTGAAATTTCAGGAAACGGCAAATTGTCATTGATGACTGTAAGCCGCAGTATGTTAAATTCAACCGGAACGAGTACCGAAGATATAGACGGTTTGATCAATTATGCGCGCCGTATTGAAGATGTTAAGGTTGCAGCTCTTATCCATGAGATTAAAAACGGAGCCGGTAAATTTACCAATATGAACCGCTACCATGTCAGTTTGCGTTCGGACAACACGGTAGACGTTGCTAAAATTGCCGGTAATTTTGGCGGTGGCGGTCATACCAGTGCTGCCGGATTTCAGATTGAATCAACTCTGGTGGCATTGAAAGAAAAGATCATCGAGCTGGCAGATGACCTATAAACCGACCGGTTAACGCGCGAAAGGATCGCGTTCGTAAACCGCGCATGAAAAGAACACCCCATGCAGGCACAGCAGCAAAGCGGGATAATCGTTGTCAATAAACCTACGGATATCTCCTCTGCAAAGGTCGTTGCAAAGGTCAAACACCTGTTAAACGCGAAAAAGGTTGGTCATGCCGGCACGCTGGATCCCTTCGCAGAAGGTGTTTTGGTTTGTTGCATAAATGACGCCACTCGCTTGGCGCAGTTTCTGCTGACAGGTAATAAAACTTACGATGCAACCCTGAAGCTGGGAATCGAAACCGATACGCAAGATTCGACCGGAGCTGTTATTGCCACCAAAGCGGTTAGGGGCTATACGGAAAAAGAGATAACATCGACTGTTCAAAAATTCATCGGGTCGATTAAACAGCAGCCACCCATTTTTTCG encodes:
- a CDS encoding bifunctional oligoribonuclease/PAP phosphatase NrnA, with product MEKILKHIKTSRSILVASHAEPDGDCLGSLVALGLALSKLDKKITMFNPSPIPAVYRFLPGVERIVTQIKEAEAYDLAIILDCGDIIRVGDQSALVDQIAVVVNIDHHVSNTGFGHIQLIDTDACATAEIVYRLINALDIPFDKAIATSIYLGILTDTGSFRFSNTNPAAFEISKAMTDIGVEPHTVAQRVFGTYSLGRIKLLNMALNSIEISGNGKLSLMTVSRSMLNSTGTSTEDIDGLINYARRIEDVKVAALIHEIKNGAGKFTNMNRYHVSLRSDNTVDVAKIAGNFGGGGHTSAAGFQIESTLVALKEKIIELADDL